Sequence from the Flavobacterium sp. J372 genome:
GTTTGCGACAGTATTGGTGCATTAGGTATTGCCGGTGCAGCATTTATTGTAACCGGGTCTGATGCATTTGTACAGTTAGCAGCGTTTCTCACAGTTATAATGTGTGTTCCCTGCGATACATTGTTGAAGATGTTAGAAGTTTGGTATGGCCCTCCGTCAAGGCTATATTCAACGCCGGCAATAGGATTTACGCTTATTGAACCTGATGTACTGCAGGTAGGCTGTACAGGTATCGCAACAGGCTGTACGGGAGCCAGAGGTACAGCGTTAATCACTGCAGTGCCAAAATCTTCACATCCATCAGCATTTTTCACGGTAACATTATAAGTGCCCGGAGCGAGGTTGCTGAACTGGCTATTGGCCTGGAATAAAGCGCCAATACTGTATTCAAGCCCAGTTCCCTGTGCGTTTACTATGATTGTGCCGAATGAAGTAGTACAAGTAGGATGCTGGATACCAATATTCACTATTTGTGGTGATGCCGGAGCCGGGCTAACCATTATGGTGTTCGAAGCTGTACAATCCGCAGCATTTTTTACCGTCACAGTATGCGAACCGGAATTTACCCCTGTGAATATATTTGATGATTGATAAGCGCCGCCGTCAAGGCTGTATTCCAATCCGGCAACAGGTGTAACTGTAATTGTGCCTGTAGCTACCGTGCATGTAGGCGGGGTCTGCGTCAGCTGTGGCGTGGCAGGCGAACCCGGAGCCGGGTCAACTATTATAGTGTTTGAAGTTGTACAACCCGCCGCATTTTTTACTGTCACCGTATGCGAACCGGAATTTACTCCTGTAAATACATTTGATGCCTGGTAAGCGCCACTGTCAAGGCTGTATTCCAATCCGGCAATGGGTGTAACTGTAATTGTACCCGTAGCTACTGTGCATGTAGGCGAAGTCTGTGTCAGTTGCGGCGTTGCAGGCGAACCCGGTGCCGGGTCAACCGTTATGGTGTTTGAAGCTGTACAACCCGCAGCATTTTTTACGGTCACTGTATGCGAACCGGAATTTACTCCTGTGAATATATTTGATGCCTGGTAAGCGCCGCCGTCAAGGCTGTATTCCACTCCGGCAACAGGCGTAACTGTAATTGTGCCTGTAGCTACTGTGCATGTAGGCGGAGTCTGTGCCAGTTGTGGCGTTGCAGGCGAACCCGGTGCCGGGTCAACCGTTATGGTGTTTGAAGCTGTACAACCCGCAGCATTTTTTACTGTCACTGTATGCGAACCGGAATTTACCCCTGTAAATATATTTGATGTCTGGTAAGCGCCTCCGTCAAGGCTGTATTCCAATCCGGCAACAGGCGTAACTGTAATTGTGCCTGTAGCTACCGTGCATGTAGGCGGAGTCTGTGCCAGTTGTGGCGTTGCAGGCGAACCCGGTGCCGGGTCAACCGTTATGGTGTTTGAAGCTGTACAACCCGCAGCATTTTTTACTGTCACTGTATGCGAACCGGAGTTTACTCCTGTAAATATATTTGATGCCTGGTAAGCACCTCCGTCAAGGCTGTATTCCAATCCGGCCACAGGCGTAACTGTAATTGTACCCATAGCTACTGTGCATGTAGGCGGGGTCTGCGTCAGCTGTGGCGTGGCAGGCGAACCCGGAGCCGGGTCAACCGTTATGGTGTTCGAAGCTGTACAACCCGCAGCATTTTTTACCGTCACTGTATGCGAACCGAAATTTATCCCTGTAAATATATTTGATGCCTGGTAAGCGCCGCCGTCAAGGCTGTATTCCAATCCGGCTACAGGTGTAACTGTAATTGTGCCTGTAGCTATTGTGCATGTAGGCGGGGTCTGCGCCAGTTGTGGCGTTGCAGGCGAACCGGGTGCCGGGTCAACCGTTATAATATCAGATGCGGTGCAGTTTCCAACCTTAATAGTTATAGTGTACGGTCCGGGCGCAAGGCCGTTAAAAATATTTGAACTTTGAAAGGTTGTACCATTATTACTATATGTTGCACCTGTAACAGGCTGTACCGTAATAGTTCCTGTGGCTGTAGTACAGGTTGGCGGTGTCTGTGAGAGTATGGGAGGGTCAAGGTTAATGACATAAAGTTGTGCGGCTGTACTTTTTATGTTGCAATTTGATGATGTCATTTCGCAATAATATTGCGTATCATCAAGCGATGCAGGTGCAGCTATCACAGTAAGAGTTGCAGATGTAGCACCGCTGAAGTTTGGCCCGTTTATTACATTAACCCAGTTACCTGCTGCGTTAAGCATTTTCCATTGGTAGCTATAACCTGTGGGGCTGCTAAGAGTTGCTGTAAAAGTTGTGCTGGCACCCGCGCATATGGTTTTTGTTGCAACAGGTGTAACTGTTGGCGGCGTTGGTAAATTGAATACGCCGAGGTCAGCACAATAAGACGGATCAGGACTCGTGCCATGCACAACAATATCCCAGTCAGCACTATTAAATACGTTTTTAGGCGCAATTGCCGTGGGTTTCCTCCTTGTTGTAAAACCTGCTGCAGCGCTGGTGATATGAGCAACATCAATAACAACATTGTTTTTGAGCAGTTCAAATTTATCATTGCCGTTAAAGCCGTTTCCAAATTGTATGGTAGAAGGCGGTGTGGTGCATATTGACTGTAGTGGAGCTGTACCGTATAAAAGCAGTGTACTATTTGGCCCTATAGAGCCGGGCAGTACCAGGTCATAACCGGCGGTAGGGGTATTGTCTTCAATATCTCCATACCTTAGCAATCTGTATTGTCCGTTAAATATAATAGTACTTGCAGTAGGGTTATATATCTCAATCATACCACCGCTTCCTGTTTTCTGGTCATATACTTCTGATATGAAAATATCAGGTACGGGTGCCTGCGGCGTGCTGCATTGTGATGTCATCACCGAAAAATTTCCTGATGATGAGCCGTTACACCCAACAGCGTCAAAAACATCTATTTTGCCGGTAGTCCCGCCAGATGGCAGTACTGCTTCAATTTCTGTGTTGGACAGTACAGTATAATTTGTTGATGATACCCCGTTAAATTTAACAGCGCTCGCACCTGTAAATCCATTACCTAAAATGGTAATTTTTGTTCCGGCAGGCCCCGTGGCCGGACTGAAGGATGAAATAACTATACTGCTGCATGTTGACGCTACTGTACCATTTAAAGTAAAATCATCGAGCCTGAACCAACCACCTGTTGCGTTGGTCAGCCTGAGTTCAATGGTGGCGTTCCCGGTAATATTTACAGGCGTTGGCAGCGTGGTCACGCCTACAGAAGCCCCTGTGTTAACTGGTGTTGTACCGGTGGCAACAGATGTATTGTTGATTAAAAGTTCCCAGTTTTGCGGGCCAGAATTACTGCGAACCCTCCAGAAATTAAATGATGTTATAGTTGCCTGATAATTTGTGGTAACATTGAATTTAAGGTAAATGCTTGTTGTGCCGACAGATGTGTTTACCTGTATTGCCTGCCCCGGAGGCGCCCCAACACCGCTTGTCCAGCTGTTTTGGCTATTTGTCCATGATGAGTTGGATAAATTAGGATGTATTGTTACAGGTGCTGCCGTATAAGGGTGTGTAGTTATGGTTGTTGTTCCAAAGTTATGCTGGTAAAGCTGGCCACTCATATTCAGAGTGCCGAGTAACATAAAGAACGGTATAATAAAAAATTTAGTAAAAAGCCTGCTCATATCCTGTTGCATTTCCCATTGGTTTTAACAGGCCGAAATTAGATGATATAAGATGAAAGCTAATTTGTAAATAGTTATTTTTTAATCACTTAAATTTAAACTTAATGTTACGAGTGTTAATGAAAAGTTAAGAGCTACAATACTGCGGCCTTTAACTTTTGAAAGATTAAAACTAGTTTTCGCGGTTAATATATACCCATCCGGTTTTTGATGTTCCGGAGGCCTCAATAATGTAATAATAAGTACCTGTCGGCAGCTCATTATCATTACTCCCCTGGCCATGCCATTCATTTACATAATTGTTTTTGGAGTATACTTCTTTTCCGTAACGATTATAAATCAACAGCCTGCTAACATTTAGGCCTGCCAAATTAAAGCTGTCATTTTTAGAATCATTATTTGGCGAAATACCTTTTGGCACATCGCAGAAAATACCGTTTATTATAAATGTAAAGGTTTGTGAGCATCCGCCATTTGCAGTTACTTTCACTGTTATATTGAAAGGAAATTGGACAGTGTTTTCCTGGAAATATTCAGTGGCATCAAATGTATTTTCACCTGATGAAAGCAGCTGGCCTGATGCATCACGCCACTCAAATGCTGATGTTGCAACATCGAAAGAGTTATTAAGCGGAAGTGCTTCCAGTATGTATTTCCTGCCTGAAATGGTTTCTCTGCATCCTTCTGTACTTCCAATTTCAGGGATAACACCAGTGTCCGGGTTCACAGTTACAGTAATAGCAGGCGACACACATCCCGCCGCATTTTTTACCGTAACATTATAGGTATTAGCCGCTACGTTGTTGAAGATATTGCTTGCCTGGTAATTAATCCCGTCAATGCTATAGGTTACACCCGCAACTGGCGTAGCCGTTATAATTGCAGGAGTGGTACATGTCGGCTGGGTAACAACAGCCACAGGAGCAGCAGGAGCGCCCGGTACAGTATTTACAACTACGCTAACTGCAGGTGATACACATCCCGCTGCATTTTTTACCGTAACATTATACGTATTGGCAGGTACATTATTGAATATATTGCTTGTCTGGTAATTAATCCCGTCAATGCTGTAGGTTACACCCGCAACCGGCGTAACCGTTATAATTGCAGGTGTGGTACACGTTGGCTGGGTAACAACAGCTACAGGAGCGGCCGGCGCGCCGGGAGCAGGATTTACAGTTACAGCCACCGCAGGCGACACACAACCAGCGGCATTTTTAACGGTAATATTATAGGTGTTGGCAGCTACGTTGTTGAATATATTGCTGGCTTGATAATTTATTCCGTCAATGCTGTAAGTCACACCCGCAACAGGGGTTACAGTTATTATTGCAGGCGTAGTACACGTTGGCTGGGTAACAACAGCTACAGGAGCGGCCGGCGCGCCGGGAGCAGGATTTACAGTTACAGCCACCGCAGGCGACACACAACCAGCGGCATTTTTTATCGTAACATTATAGGTATTAGCCGATACGTTGTTGAAGACATTGCTGGCCTGGTAATTAATCCCGTCAATGCTATAGGTTACACCCGCAACCGGCGTTACTGTTATTGTAGCAGGTGTGGTACACGTTGGCTGAGTAACAACAGCCACAGGAGCGGCAGGAGCGCCCGGTACAGTATTTACAGTCACGCTTACAGCAAGCGACACACATCCCGCGGCATTTTTTACCGTAACATTATACGTATTGGCAGGTACATTATTGAATATATTGCTTGTCTGGTAATTAATCCCGTCAATGCTGTAGGTTACACCCGCAACCGGCGTAACCGTTATAATTGCAGGTGTGGTACACGTTGGCTGGGTAACAACAGCTACAGGAGCGGCCGGCGCGCCGGGAGCAGGATTTACAGTTACAGCCACCGCAGGCGACACACAACCAGCGGCATTTTTTATCGTAACATTATAGGTATTAGCCGATACGTTGTTGAAGACATTGCTTGCCTGGTAATTAATCCCGTCAATGCTATAGGTTACACCCGCAACAGGCGTTACTGTTATTGTTGCAGCAGATGTACATGTCGGCTGGGTAACAACAGCTACAGGAGCGGCCGGCGCGCCGGGAGCAGGATTTACAGTTACAGCCACCGCAGGCGACACACAACCAGCGGCATTTTTAACGGTAATATTATAGGTGTTGGCAGCTACGTTGTTGAATATATTGCTGGCTTGATAATTTATTCCGTCAATGCTGTAAGTCACACTCGCAACAGGGGTTACAGTTATTATTGCAGGCGTAGTACAA
This genomic interval carries:
- a CDS encoding gliding motility-associated C-terminal domain-containing protein, which codes for MYCPPNNNDNSFVSGFNDNDKIELLKNGQRIDIVNTPSSQPGFTMIRKPDAIAPDAVYESNDWNITLHNDTTPNNYCDNLGSHGTTPPPAPTITMQPANIPVCPGGDSFFEIAISAPAGFTYQWKVLNAAGNWVNVANNANYSGATTNKLILNDIPASFEGNQYYCVATLGTCILASNAVQLSLIAPPAAPVAVVIQPTCTTPAIITVTPVASVTYSIDGINYQASNIFNNVAANTYNITVKNAAGCVSPAVAVTVNPAPGAPAAPVAVVTQPTCTSAATITVTPVAGVTYSIDGINYQASNVFNNVSANTYNVTIKNAAGCVSPAVAVTVNPAPGAPAAPVAVVTQPTCTTPAIITVTPVAGVTYSIDGINYQTSNIFNNVPANTYNVTVKNAAGCVSLAVSVTVNTVPGAPAAPVAVVTQPTCTTPATITVTPVAGVTYSIDGINYQASNVFNNVSANTYNVTIKNAAGCVSPAVAVTVNPAPGAPAAPVAVVTQPTCTTPAIITVTPVAGVTYSIDGINYQASNIFNNVAANTYNITVKNAAGCVSPAVAVTVNPAPGAPAAPVAVVTQPTCTTPAIITVTPVAGVTYSIDGINYQTSNIFNNVPANTYNVTVKNAAGCVSPAVSVVVNTVPGAPAAPVAVVTQPTCTTPAIITATPVAGVTYSIDGINYQASNIFNNVAANTYNVTVKNAAGCVSPAITVTVNPDTGVIPEIGSTEGCRETISGRKYILEALPLNNSFDVATSAFEWRDASGQLLSSGENTFDATEYFQENTVQFPFNITVKVTANGGCSQTFTFIINGIFCDVPKGISPNNDSKNDSFNLAGLNVSRLLIYNRYGKEVYSKNNYVNEWHGQGSNDNELPTGTYYYIIEASGTSKTGWVYINREN